One genomic window of Salmo salar chromosome ssa12, Ssal_v3.1, whole genome shotgun sequence includes the following:
- the LOC106565533 gene encoding zinc finger protein Eos isoform X1 — MRLTGVRMDDDCNGRPYMSAGSGDSSMEREFSGALGGPTVSTPNSQHTSPSRSLSANSIKVELYSDEEPGRGTGPEDERGDRVEEGGSEQGGEAGGGGYREQASPEPMSPGGAIRLPNGKLKCDICGMICIGPNVLMVHKRSHTGERPFQCNQCGASFTQKGNLLRHIKLHSGEKPFKCPFCSYACRRRDALTGHLRTHSVSSPTVGKPYKCSYCGRSYKQQSTLEEHRERCHSYLQSLETQQPASAQTQEEELRDLEFMPDNLLQPSSDKMAFIDRLAHSITKRKRSTPQKFVGQKHMRLSLADTPYELRTAFDKDGVTHHGGLEQPHYTSLGGGYLGGQGVGSGGGSEGLRPLRLPLPHPSCLSELRPVISSAHTPMATLGPRLDCTGAGAGLGSTGVGGREAAEGHEDLPPGRSHGPSPCNGCQDSTDTESMPDEVFSGVAPALPLHNNNNHLNLHQLHSNHHPPPPPLLHHRGMDSPSHAKDRDGERDREEGGHPAFPPPSALAPGSPTSRQMFRVVDGEGHTVRSFRCEHCRVLFLDHVMFTIHMGCHGFRQPFECNICGHRSQDRYEFSSHIVRGEHLPG; from the exons ATGAGG tTAACTGGTGTTAGAATGGATGACGACTGCAATGGCCGTCCCTACATGTCAG CAGGCAGTGGAGACTCTTCGATGGAGAGGGAGTTTTCAGGGGCCCTTGGAGGCCCCACAGTGAGCACCCCCAACAGCCAGCACACTTCTCCCAGCCGCTCTCTTAGTG cCAACTCCATCAAAGTGGAGCTGTACAGTGATGAGGAGCCGGGCCGCGGCACGGGGccagaggatgagagaggggacagggtggaggaggggggttctgAGCAGGGAGGAGAGGCCGGAGGAGGGGGCTACAGGGAGCAGGCCAGTCCAGAGCCCATGTCACCAGGAGGTGCCATCCGGCTGCCCAACGGAAAACTCAAGTGTGACATCTGTGGGATGATCTGCATCGGGCCCAACGTCCTCATGGTGCACAAACGCAGCCACACAG GTGAGCGGCCATTCCAGTGTAATCAGTGTGGGGCCTCTTTCACCCAGAAGGGGAACCTGCTGCGTCACATTAAGCTGCACTCTGGGGAGAAGCCTTTTAAATGTCCCTTCTGCAGCTACGCATGCCGCAGACGGGACGCTCTTACAGGCCACCTCCGCACTCACTCGG TGTCGTCTCCCACAGTGGGGAAGCCCTATAAGTGTAGTTACTGTGGCCGCAGCTACAAGCAGCAGAGCACCCTGGAAGAGCACCGTGAACGCTGCCACAGCTACTTGCAGAGCCTGGAGACACAGCAGCCAGCCAGCGCTCAGACTCAAG AAGAGGAGCTGAGGGACCTGGAGTTCATGCCTGACAACCTGCTGCAACCTTCCTCAGACAAGATGGCGTTCATCGATCGGCTAGCCCACAGCATCACCAAACGCAAGAGATCCACACCACAGAAATTTGTAG GACAGAAGCACATGCGCCTCAGTCTGGCCGACACGCCTTACGAGCTCAGAACCGCCTTCGACAAGGACGGGGTTACGCACCACGGTGGTCTGGAGCAGCCACACTACACTAGCctgggaggagggtacctggggggacagggagttggAAGTGGTGGTGGATCTGAAGGCCTCCGACCCCTACGCTTgcctctccctcacccctcctgCCTGTCGGAGCTCCGGCCGGTCATCAGCTCGGCTCACACCCCCATGGCTACGCTGGGGCCGAGGCTAGACTGCACTGGGGCCGGGGCTGGCCTAGGGTCCACAGGTGTGGGGGGCAGGGAGGCTGCAGAGGGCCACGAGGACCTGCCCCCTGGCCGCAGCCACGGCCCGTCACCTTGCAACGGTTGCCAGGACTCCACGGACACAGAGAGCATGCCGGATGAAGTGTTTAGCGGTGTAGCGCCTGCCCTGCCgctccacaacaacaacaatcacCTCAACCTCCACCAGCTCCACTCCAACCAccaccctccccctccacccctactGCACCACAGGGGCATGGACAGCCCAAGCCATGCCaaagacagggatggagagagggacagggaggagggtggCCACCCTGCTTTCCCCCCACCCTCTGCACTGGCCCCAGGCTCCCCCACCTCAAGGCAGATGTTTCGGGTGGTGGACGGAGAGGGGCACACAGTGCGCTCTTTCCGCTGTGAGCACTGCCGTGTGCTCTTCCTGGACCACGTTATGTTCACCATCCACATGGGCTGCCACGGCTTCCGCCAGCCCTTCGAGTGCAACATCTGTGGCCATCGCAGCCAGGACCGCTATGAGTTCTCTTCCCACATTGTCCGCGGAGAGCACCTGCCAGGCTGA
- the LOC106565533 gene encoding zinc finger protein Eos isoform X3 encodes MDDDCNGRPYMSAGSGDSSMEREFSGALGGPTVSTPNSQHTSPSRSLSANSIKVELYSDEEPGRGTGPEDERGDRVEEGGSEQGGEAGGGGYREQASPEPMSPGGAIRLPNGKLKCDICGMICIGPNVLMVHKRSHTGERPFQCNQCGASFTQKGNLLRHIKLHSGEKPFKCPFCSYACRRRDALTGHLRTHSVSSPTVGKPYKCSYCGRSYKQQSTLEEHRERCHSYLQSLETQQPASAQTQEEELRDLEFMPDNLLQPSSDKMAFIDRLAHSITKRKRSTPQKFVGQKHMRLSLADTPYELRTAFDKDGVTHHGGLEQPHYTSLGGGYLGGQGVGSGGGSEGLRPLRLPLPHPSCLSELRPVISSAHTPMATLGPRLDCTGAGAGLGSTGVGGREAAEGHEDLPPGRSHGPSPCNGCQDSTDTESMPDEVFSGVAPALPLHNNNNHLNLHQLHSNHHPPPPPLLHHRGMDSPSHAKDRDGERDREEGGHPAFPPPSALAPGSPTSRQMFRVVDGEGHTVRSFRCEHCRVLFLDHVMFTIHMGCHGFRQPFECNICGHRSQDRYEFSSHIVRGEHLPG; translated from the exons ATGGATGACGACTGCAATGGCCGTCCCTACATGTCAG CAGGCAGTGGAGACTCTTCGATGGAGAGGGAGTTTTCAGGGGCCCTTGGAGGCCCCACAGTGAGCACCCCCAACAGCCAGCACACTTCTCCCAGCCGCTCTCTTAGTG cCAACTCCATCAAAGTGGAGCTGTACAGTGATGAGGAGCCGGGCCGCGGCACGGGGccagaggatgagagaggggacagggtggaggaggggggttctgAGCAGGGAGGAGAGGCCGGAGGAGGGGGCTACAGGGAGCAGGCCAGTCCAGAGCCCATGTCACCAGGAGGTGCCATCCGGCTGCCCAACGGAAAACTCAAGTGTGACATCTGTGGGATGATCTGCATCGGGCCCAACGTCCTCATGGTGCACAAACGCAGCCACACAG GTGAGCGGCCATTCCAGTGTAATCAGTGTGGGGCCTCTTTCACCCAGAAGGGGAACCTGCTGCGTCACATTAAGCTGCACTCTGGGGAGAAGCCTTTTAAATGTCCCTTCTGCAGCTACGCATGCCGCAGACGGGACGCTCTTACAGGCCACCTCCGCACTCACTCGG TGTCGTCTCCCACAGTGGGGAAGCCCTATAAGTGTAGTTACTGTGGCCGCAGCTACAAGCAGCAGAGCACCCTGGAAGAGCACCGTGAACGCTGCCACAGCTACTTGCAGAGCCTGGAGACACAGCAGCCAGCCAGCGCTCAGACTCAAG AAGAGGAGCTGAGGGACCTGGAGTTCATGCCTGACAACCTGCTGCAACCTTCCTCAGACAAGATGGCGTTCATCGATCGGCTAGCCCACAGCATCACCAAACGCAAGAGATCCACACCACAGAAATTTGTAG GACAGAAGCACATGCGCCTCAGTCTGGCCGACACGCCTTACGAGCTCAGAACCGCCTTCGACAAGGACGGGGTTACGCACCACGGTGGTCTGGAGCAGCCACACTACACTAGCctgggaggagggtacctggggggacagggagttggAAGTGGTGGTGGATCTGAAGGCCTCCGACCCCTACGCTTgcctctccctcacccctcctgCCTGTCGGAGCTCCGGCCGGTCATCAGCTCGGCTCACACCCCCATGGCTACGCTGGGGCCGAGGCTAGACTGCACTGGGGCCGGGGCTGGCCTAGGGTCCACAGGTGTGGGGGGCAGGGAGGCTGCAGAGGGCCACGAGGACCTGCCCCCTGGCCGCAGCCACGGCCCGTCACCTTGCAACGGTTGCCAGGACTCCACGGACACAGAGAGCATGCCGGATGAAGTGTTTAGCGGTGTAGCGCCTGCCCTGCCgctccacaacaacaacaatcacCTCAACCTCCACCAGCTCCACTCCAACCAccaccctccccctccacccctactGCACCACAGGGGCATGGACAGCCCAAGCCATGCCaaagacagggatggagagagggacagggaggagggtggCCACCCTGCTTTCCCCCCACCCTCTGCACTGGCCCCAGGCTCCCCCACCTCAAGGCAGATGTTTCGGGTGGTGGACGGAGAGGGGCACACAGTGCGCTCTTTCCGCTGTGAGCACTGCCGTGTGCTCTTCCTGGACCACGTTATGTTCACCATCCACATGGGCTGCCACGGCTTCCGCCAGCCCTTCGAGTGCAACATCTGTGGCCATCGCAGCCAGGACCGCTATGAGTTCTCTTCCCACATTGTCCGCGGAGAGCACCTGCCAGGCTGA
- the LOC106565533 gene encoding zinc finger protein Eos isoform X4: MDDDCNGRPYMSGSGDSSMEREFSGALGGPTVSTPNSQHTSPSRSLSANSIKVELYSDEEPGRGTGPEDERGDRVEEGGSEQGGEAGGGGYREQASPEPMSPGGAIRLPNGKLKCDICGMICIGPNVLMVHKRSHTGERPFQCNQCGASFTQKGNLLRHIKLHSGEKPFKCPFCSYACRRRDALTGHLRTHSVSSPTVGKPYKCSYCGRSYKQQSTLEEHRERCHSYLQSLETQQPASAQTQEEELRDLEFMPDNLLQPSSDKMAFIDRLAHSITKRKRSTPQKFVGQKHMRLSLADTPYELRTAFDKDGVTHHGGLEQPHYTSLGGGYLGGQGVGSGGGSEGLRPLRLPLPHPSCLSELRPVISSAHTPMATLGPRLDCTGAGAGLGSTGVGGREAAEGHEDLPPGRSHGPSPCNGCQDSTDTESMPDEVFSGVAPALPLHNNNNHLNLHQLHSNHHPPPPPLLHHRGMDSPSHAKDRDGERDREEGGHPAFPPPSALAPGSPTSRQMFRVVDGEGHTVRSFRCEHCRVLFLDHVMFTIHMGCHGFRQPFECNICGHRSQDRYEFSSHIVRGEHLPG; this comes from the exons ATGGATGACGACTGCAATGGCCGTCCCTACATGTCAG GCAGTGGAGACTCTTCGATGGAGAGGGAGTTTTCAGGGGCCCTTGGAGGCCCCACAGTGAGCACCCCCAACAGCCAGCACACTTCTCCCAGCCGCTCTCTTAGTG cCAACTCCATCAAAGTGGAGCTGTACAGTGATGAGGAGCCGGGCCGCGGCACGGGGccagaggatgagagaggggacagggtggaggaggggggttctgAGCAGGGAGGAGAGGCCGGAGGAGGGGGCTACAGGGAGCAGGCCAGTCCAGAGCCCATGTCACCAGGAGGTGCCATCCGGCTGCCCAACGGAAAACTCAAGTGTGACATCTGTGGGATGATCTGCATCGGGCCCAACGTCCTCATGGTGCACAAACGCAGCCACACAG GTGAGCGGCCATTCCAGTGTAATCAGTGTGGGGCCTCTTTCACCCAGAAGGGGAACCTGCTGCGTCACATTAAGCTGCACTCTGGGGAGAAGCCTTTTAAATGTCCCTTCTGCAGCTACGCATGCCGCAGACGGGACGCTCTTACAGGCCACCTCCGCACTCACTCGG TGTCGTCTCCCACAGTGGGGAAGCCCTATAAGTGTAGTTACTGTGGCCGCAGCTACAAGCAGCAGAGCACCCTGGAAGAGCACCGTGAACGCTGCCACAGCTACTTGCAGAGCCTGGAGACACAGCAGCCAGCCAGCGCTCAGACTCAAG AAGAGGAGCTGAGGGACCTGGAGTTCATGCCTGACAACCTGCTGCAACCTTCCTCAGACAAGATGGCGTTCATCGATCGGCTAGCCCACAGCATCACCAAACGCAAGAGATCCACACCACAGAAATTTGTAG GACAGAAGCACATGCGCCTCAGTCTGGCCGACACGCCTTACGAGCTCAGAACCGCCTTCGACAAGGACGGGGTTACGCACCACGGTGGTCTGGAGCAGCCACACTACACTAGCctgggaggagggtacctggggggacagggagttggAAGTGGTGGTGGATCTGAAGGCCTCCGACCCCTACGCTTgcctctccctcacccctcctgCCTGTCGGAGCTCCGGCCGGTCATCAGCTCGGCTCACACCCCCATGGCTACGCTGGGGCCGAGGCTAGACTGCACTGGGGCCGGGGCTGGCCTAGGGTCCACAGGTGTGGGGGGCAGGGAGGCTGCAGAGGGCCACGAGGACCTGCCCCCTGGCCGCAGCCACGGCCCGTCACCTTGCAACGGTTGCCAGGACTCCACGGACACAGAGAGCATGCCGGATGAAGTGTTTAGCGGTGTAGCGCCTGCCCTGCCgctccacaacaacaacaatcacCTCAACCTCCACCAGCTCCACTCCAACCAccaccctccccctccacccctactGCACCACAGGGGCATGGACAGCCCAAGCCATGCCaaagacagggatggagagagggacagggaggagggtggCCACCCTGCTTTCCCCCCACCCTCTGCACTGGCCCCAGGCTCCCCCACCTCAAGGCAGATGTTTCGGGTGGTGGACGGAGAGGGGCACACAGTGCGCTCTTTCCGCTGTGAGCACTGCCGTGTGCTCTTCCTGGACCACGTTATGTTCACCATCCACATGGGCTGCCACGGCTTCCGCCAGCCCTTCGAGTGCAACATCTGTGGCCATCGCAGCCAGGACCGCTATGAGTTCTCTTCCCACATTGTCCGCGGAGAGCACCTGCCAGGCTGA
- the LOC106565533 gene encoding zinc finger protein Eos isoform X6 — MRLTGVRMDDDCNGRPYMSAGSGDSSMEREFSGALGGPTVSTPNSQHTSPSRSLSANSIKVELYSDEEPGRGTGPEDERGDRVEEGGSEQGGEAGGGGYREQASPEPMSPGGAIRLPNGKLKCDICGMICIGPNVLMVHKRSHTVSSPTVGKPYKCSYCGRSYKQQSTLEEHRERCHSYLQSLETQQPASAQTQEEELRDLEFMPDNLLQPSSDKMAFIDRLAHSITKRKRSTPQKFVGQKHMRLSLADTPYELRTAFDKDGVTHHGGLEQPHYTSLGGGYLGGQGVGSGGGSEGLRPLRLPLPHPSCLSELRPVISSAHTPMATLGPRLDCTGAGAGLGSTGVGGREAAEGHEDLPPGRSHGPSPCNGCQDSTDTESMPDEVFSGVAPALPLHNNNNHLNLHQLHSNHHPPPPPLLHHRGMDSPSHAKDRDGERDREEGGHPAFPPPSALAPGSPTSRQMFRVVDGEGHTVRSFRCEHCRVLFLDHVMFTIHMGCHGFRQPFECNICGHRSQDRYEFSSHIVRGEHLPG, encoded by the exons ATGAGG tTAACTGGTGTTAGAATGGATGACGACTGCAATGGCCGTCCCTACATGTCAG CAGGCAGTGGAGACTCTTCGATGGAGAGGGAGTTTTCAGGGGCCCTTGGAGGCCCCACAGTGAGCACCCCCAACAGCCAGCACACTTCTCCCAGCCGCTCTCTTAGTG cCAACTCCATCAAAGTGGAGCTGTACAGTGATGAGGAGCCGGGCCGCGGCACGGGGccagaggatgagagaggggacagggtggaggaggggggttctgAGCAGGGAGGAGAGGCCGGAGGAGGGGGCTACAGGGAGCAGGCCAGTCCAGAGCCCATGTCACCAGGAGGTGCCATCCGGCTGCCCAACGGAAAACTCAAGTGTGACATCTGTGGGATGATCTGCATCGGGCCCAACGTCCTCATGGTGCACAAACGCAGCCACACAG TGTCGTCTCCCACAGTGGGGAAGCCCTATAAGTGTAGTTACTGTGGCCGCAGCTACAAGCAGCAGAGCACCCTGGAAGAGCACCGTGAACGCTGCCACAGCTACTTGCAGAGCCTGGAGACACAGCAGCCAGCCAGCGCTCAGACTCAAG AAGAGGAGCTGAGGGACCTGGAGTTCATGCCTGACAACCTGCTGCAACCTTCCTCAGACAAGATGGCGTTCATCGATCGGCTAGCCCACAGCATCACCAAACGCAAGAGATCCACACCACAGAAATTTGTAG GACAGAAGCACATGCGCCTCAGTCTGGCCGACACGCCTTACGAGCTCAGAACCGCCTTCGACAAGGACGGGGTTACGCACCACGGTGGTCTGGAGCAGCCACACTACACTAGCctgggaggagggtacctggggggacagggagttggAAGTGGTGGTGGATCTGAAGGCCTCCGACCCCTACGCTTgcctctccctcacccctcctgCCTGTCGGAGCTCCGGCCGGTCATCAGCTCGGCTCACACCCCCATGGCTACGCTGGGGCCGAGGCTAGACTGCACTGGGGCCGGGGCTGGCCTAGGGTCCACAGGTGTGGGGGGCAGGGAGGCTGCAGAGGGCCACGAGGACCTGCCCCCTGGCCGCAGCCACGGCCCGTCACCTTGCAACGGTTGCCAGGACTCCACGGACACAGAGAGCATGCCGGATGAAGTGTTTAGCGGTGTAGCGCCTGCCCTGCCgctccacaacaacaacaatcacCTCAACCTCCACCAGCTCCACTCCAACCAccaccctccccctccacccctactGCACCACAGGGGCATGGACAGCCCAAGCCATGCCaaagacagggatggagagagggacagggaggagggtggCCACCCTGCTTTCCCCCCACCCTCTGCACTGGCCCCAGGCTCCCCCACCTCAAGGCAGATGTTTCGGGTGGTGGACGGAGAGGGGCACACAGTGCGCTCTTTCCGCTGTGAGCACTGCCGTGTGCTCTTCCTGGACCACGTTATGTTCACCATCCACATGGGCTGCCACGGCTTCCGCCAGCCCTTCGAGTGCAACATCTGTGGCCATCGCAGCCAGGACCGCTATGAGTTCTCTTCCCACATTGTCCGCGGAGAGCACCTGCCAGGCTGA
- the LOC106565533 gene encoding zinc finger protein Eos isoform X2, whose protein sequence is MRLTGVRMDDDCNGRPYMSGSGDSSMEREFSGALGGPTVSTPNSQHTSPSRSLSANSIKVELYSDEEPGRGTGPEDERGDRVEEGGSEQGGEAGGGGYREQASPEPMSPGGAIRLPNGKLKCDICGMICIGPNVLMVHKRSHTGERPFQCNQCGASFTQKGNLLRHIKLHSGEKPFKCPFCSYACRRRDALTGHLRTHSVSSPTVGKPYKCSYCGRSYKQQSTLEEHRERCHSYLQSLETQQPASAQTQEEELRDLEFMPDNLLQPSSDKMAFIDRLAHSITKRKRSTPQKFVGQKHMRLSLADTPYELRTAFDKDGVTHHGGLEQPHYTSLGGGYLGGQGVGSGGGSEGLRPLRLPLPHPSCLSELRPVISSAHTPMATLGPRLDCTGAGAGLGSTGVGGREAAEGHEDLPPGRSHGPSPCNGCQDSTDTESMPDEVFSGVAPALPLHNNNNHLNLHQLHSNHHPPPPPLLHHRGMDSPSHAKDRDGERDREEGGHPAFPPPSALAPGSPTSRQMFRVVDGEGHTVRSFRCEHCRVLFLDHVMFTIHMGCHGFRQPFECNICGHRSQDRYEFSSHIVRGEHLPG, encoded by the exons ATGAGG tTAACTGGTGTTAGAATGGATGACGACTGCAATGGCCGTCCCTACATGTCAG GCAGTGGAGACTCTTCGATGGAGAGGGAGTTTTCAGGGGCCCTTGGAGGCCCCACAGTGAGCACCCCCAACAGCCAGCACACTTCTCCCAGCCGCTCTCTTAGTG cCAACTCCATCAAAGTGGAGCTGTACAGTGATGAGGAGCCGGGCCGCGGCACGGGGccagaggatgagagaggggacagggtggaggaggggggttctgAGCAGGGAGGAGAGGCCGGAGGAGGGGGCTACAGGGAGCAGGCCAGTCCAGAGCCCATGTCACCAGGAGGTGCCATCCGGCTGCCCAACGGAAAACTCAAGTGTGACATCTGTGGGATGATCTGCATCGGGCCCAACGTCCTCATGGTGCACAAACGCAGCCACACAG GTGAGCGGCCATTCCAGTGTAATCAGTGTGGGGCCTCTTTCACCCAGAAGGGGAACCTGCTGCGTCACATTAAGCTGCACTCTGGGGAGAAGCCTTTTAAATGTCCCTTCTGCAGCTACGCATGCCGCAGACGGGACGCTCTTACAGGCCACCTCCGCACTCACTCGG TGTCGTCTCCCACAGTGGGGAAGCCCTATAAGTGTAGTTACTGTGGCCGCAGCTACAAGCAGCAGAGCACCCTGGAAGAGCACCGTGAACGCTGCCACAGCTACTTGCAGAGCCTGGAGACACAGCAGCCAGCCAGCGCTCAGACTCAAG AAGAGGAGCTGAGGGACCTGGAGTTCATGCCTGACAACCTGCTGCAACCTTCCTCAGACAAGATGGCGTTCATCGATCGGCTAGCCCACAGCATCACCAAACGCAAGAGATCCACACCACAGAAATTTGTAG GACAGAAGCACATGCGCCTCAGTCTGGCCGACACGCCTTACGAGCTCAGAACCGCCTTCGACAAGGACGGGGTTACGCACCACGGTGGTCTGGAGCAGCCACACTACACTAGCctgggaggagggtacctggggggacagggagttggAAGTGGTGGTGGATCTGAAGGCCTCCGACCCCTACGCTTgcctctccctcacccctcctgCCTGTCGGAGCTCCGGCCGGTCATCAGCTCGGCTCACACCCCCATGGCTACGCTGGGGCCGAGGCTAGACTGCACTGGGGCCGGGGCTGGCCTAGGGTCCACAGGTGTGGGGGGCAGGGAGGCTGCAGAGGGCCACGAGGACCTGCCCCCTGGCCGCAGCCACGGCCCGTCACCTTGCAACGGTTGCCAGGACTCCACGGACACAGAGAGCATGCCGGATGAAGTGTTTAGCGGTGTAGCGCCTGCCCTGCCgctccacaacaacaacaatcacCTCAACCTCCACCAGCTCCACTCCAACCAccaccctccccctccacccctactGCACCACAGGGGCATGGACAGCCCAAGCCATGCCaaagacagggatggagagagggacagggaggagggtggCCACCCTGCTTTCCCCCCACCCTCTGCACTGGCCCCAGGCTCCCCCACCTCAAGGCAGATGTTTCGGGTGGTGGACGGAGAGGGGCACACAGTGCGCTCTTTCCGCTGTGAGCACTGCCGTGTGCTCTTCCTGGACCACGTTATGTTCACCATCCACATGGGCTGCCACGGCTTCCGCCAGCCCTTCGAGTGCAACATCTGTGGCCATCGCAGCCAGGACCGCTATGAGTTCTCTTCCCACATTGTCCGCGGAGAGCACCTGCCAGGCTGA
- the LOC106565533 gene encoding zinc finger protein Eos isoform X5, whose amino-acid sequence MSLSWSKPCLSPANSIKVELYSDEEPGRGTGPEDERGDRVEEGGSEQGGEAGGGGYREQASPEPMSPGGAIRLPNGKLKCDICGMICIGPNVLMVHKRSHTGERPFQCNQCGASFTQKGNLLRHIKLHSGEKPFKCPFCSYACRRRDALTGHLRTHSVSSPTVGKPYKCSYCGRSYKQQSTLEEHRERCHSYLQSLETQQPASAQTQEEELRDLEFMPDNLLQPSSDKMAFIDRLAHSITKRKRSTPQKFVGQKHMRLSLADTPYELRTAFDKDGVTHHGGLEQPHYTSLGGGYLGGQGVGSGGGSEGLRPLRLPLPHPSCLSELRPVISSAHTPMATLGPRLDCTGAGAGLGSTGVGGREAAEGHEDLPPGRSHGPSPCNGCQDSTDTESMPDEVFSGVAPALPLHNNNNHLNLHQLHSNHHPPPPPLLHHRGMDSPSHAKDRDGERDREEGGHPAFPPPSALAPGSPTSRQMFRVVDGEGHTVRSFRCEHCRVLFLDHVMFTIHMGCHGFRQPFECNICGHRSQDRYEFSSHIVRGEHLPG is encoded by the exons ATGTCCCTCTCCTGGTCTaaaccctgtctctctccagcCAACTCCATCAAAGTGGAGCTGTACAGTGATGAGGAGCCGGGCCGCGGCACGGGGccagaggatgagagaggggacagggtggaggaggggggttctgAGCAGGGAGGAGAGGCCGGAGGAGGGGGCTACAGGGAGCAGGCCAGTCCAGAGCCCATGTCACCAGGAGGTGCCATCCGGCTGCCCAACGGAAAACTCAAGTGTGACATCTGTGGGATGATCTGCATCGGGCCCAACGTCCTCATGGTGCACAAACGCAGCCACACAG GTGAGCGGCCATTCCAGTGTAATCAGTGTGGGGCCTCTTTCACCCAGAAGGGGAACCTGCTGCGTCACATTAAGCTGCACTCTGGGGAGAAGCCTTTTAAATGTCCCTTCTGCAGCTACGCATGCCGCAGACGGGACGCTCTTACAGGCCACCTCCGCACTCACTCGG TGTCGTCTCCCACAGTGGGGAAGCCCTATAAGTGTAGTTACTGTGGCCGCAGCTACAAGCAGCAGAGCACCCTGGAAGAGCACCGTGAACGCTGCCACAGCTACTTGCAGAGCCTGGAGACACAGCAGCCAGCCAGCGCTCAGACTCAAG AAGAGGAGCTGAGGGACCTGGAGTTCATGCCTGACAACCTGCTGCAACCTTCCTCAGACAAGATGGCGTTCATCGATCGGCTAGCCCACAGCATCACCAAACGCAAGAGATCCACACCACAGAAATTTGTAG GACAGAAGCACATGCGCCTCAGTCTGGCCGACACGCCTTACGAGCTCAGAACCGCCTTCGACAAGGACGGGGTTACGCACCACGGTGGTCTGGAGCAGCCACACTACACTAGCctgggaggagggtacctggggggacagggagttggAAGTGGTGGTGGATCTGAAGGCCTCCGACCCCTACGCTTgcctctccctcacccctcctgCCTGTCGGAGCTCCGGCCGGTCATCAGCTCGGCTCACACCCCCATGGCTACGCTGGGGCCGAGGCTAGACTGCACTGGGGCCGGGGCTGGCCTAGGGTCCACAGGTGTGGGGGGCAGGGAGGCTGCAGAGGGCCACGAGGACCTGCCCCCTGGCCGCAGCCACGGCCCGTCACCTTGCAACGGTTGCCAGGACTCCACGGACACAGAGAGCATGCCGGATGAAGTGTTTAGCGGTGTAGCGCCTGCCCTGCCgctccacaacaacaacaatcacCTCAACCTCCACCAGCTCCACTCCAACCAccaccctccccctccacccctactGCACCACAGGGGCATGGACAGCCCAAGCCATGCCaaagacagggatggagagagggacagggaggagggtggCCACCCTGCTTTCCCCCCACCCTCTGCACTGGCCCCAGGCTCCCCCACCTCAAGGCAGATGTTTCGGGTGGTGGACGGAGAGGGGCACACAGTGCGCTCTTTCCGCTGTGAGCACTGCCGTGTGCTCTTCCTGGACCACGTTATGTTCACCATCCACATGGGCTGCCACGGCTTCCGCCAGCCCTTCGAGTGCAACATCTGTGGCCATCGCAGCCAGGACCGCTATGAGTTCTCTTCCCACATTGTCCGCGGAGAGCACCTGCCAGGCTGA